A single window of Amphiura filiformis chromosome 17, Afil_fr2py, whole genome shotgun sequence DNA harbors:
- the LOC140138030 gene encoding uncharacterized protein isoform X2, whose product MEYRCLYALVAFVATTQVIVANHFRGGSMSWRPLPQVPDQPQQVEVTYRMGYRYDFREPGHDRCTPEAYLLRQQLETNGELICKSCGEGNRGNRPDVKLSDLSYYCDDFDVTDNWATGSNKIIVDVPANGRKREFDVSYQDCCWLRPLASHPVSGRGWKMFTHVNVKPRPDNGLINSSPLTSPIPVQVFQQGCHYNLQIPVSDPENDVTRCRIASRIKGECNSVHDKVCGETPYVTVHENCTLNFDTSGEAGYYAVTVIIEDFIDESSEDPLSSVSLLFLLRVDPSNSCTKPITISPPHGTCKTIPANEPFNMDVIVEAGDPRKPVSKITTIKPPGMHTSDLRPVFGYPDRKAITLFWTPSDDMVGRHTVCYSAIDSDSFSSGMTCIILNVANVDALEPQTDISTPADGGSITVGEKWTIEFNTEVQRPTTTSYITLVDERGYGVLNLDTSEGSNDVEFNGRKIEFYPPEDTFPVGPEEAREYRLRLDQGAAVSVGSCGLDSEAYEWNFEVVGRKLPATLPPPTRKAPEKYVAPRSAIPQCFSSSMEIFVSKAIVGEVDPSIIHLNDPACKASYYNATHYVIGTPYGLCGTTVEIDQEDKGGRQIIQNIVYIPAQPYTNDSIITRDDNIEIHVTCNLTTKRYTHAEFDPDVQTIIYYEAGYGNFNFTLRMLHDDQFTIPFTLRDFPVDVDLNQRMYFEARSWAKANMELQLSSCRATPTSNPFDPVQYTFIRNGCGLDDTVEFHESGNMLRKRFSVSAFAFLGKHMHGSVFVHCDMRLCDSNDPNSRCAQGCASDPTPGPTLSSTIIQKRDVSVHKRDVSIGRRDVSDGEGLASTEAYQETDGPIRIVQDGDSDVPIDFEYDQFNWDLLEVVLISAVILLLVCLIIVQLFDCGKKPTIYKSIPVV is encoded by the exons ATGGAATACAGATGTTTATACGCATTGGTCGCATTTGTCGCGACTACGCAAGTGATAGTTGCGAATCATTTTCGGGGTGGATCAATGAGCTGGAGACCACTACCACAAGTTCCAGACCAGCCACAACAG GTTGAAGTGACATATCGAATGGGTTATAGATACGATTTTCGGGAACCAGGCCACGATAGATGCACACCAGAGGCATATTTACTGCGCCAACAGCTTGAAACTAATGGAGAACTTATTTGTAAATC GTGTGGCGAGGGAAATCGAGGCAACAGACCAGATGTAAAGTTGTCAGACCTCTCCTATTATTGTGATGATTTTGATGTAACTGACAATTGGGCTACAGGGAGTAATAAGATTATCGTTGATGTGCCAGCAAATGGAAGGAAGAGAGAATTTGATGTTAG TTATCAAGATTGTTGTTGGTTAAGACCATTGGCTAGCCATCCTGTTTCTGGTAGAGGATGGAAGATGTTCACACACGTCAATGTGAAACCACGCCCAGATAATGGCCTCATCAACTCATCTCCTCTTACATCACCCATCCCAGTACAAGTATTCCAGCAAGGATGCCACTATAACTTACAAATTCCAG TGTCAGATCCCGAAAACGATGTTACCCGTTGCCGTATTGCAAGCAGAATCAAGGGTGAATGTAACTCGGTTCATGATAAAGTATGTGGAGAGACTCCTTACGTCACTGTACAT GAAAACTGCACATTGAATTTCGACACTAGTGGAGAAGCAGGTTATTACGCCGTGACAGTCATTATTGAAGATTTCATCGACGAATCCTCAGAGGATCCTTTGAGCTCTGTGTCTCTGTTGTTTCTCCTGAGAGTGGATCCAAGTAACTCTTGTACTAAGCCAATCACCATATCTCCACCACATGGCACCTGTAAAACCATCCCCGCCAATGAACCCTTTAACATGGATGTCATTGTAGAAGCTGGTGATCCCAGAAAACC AGTCTCTAAGATTACAACAATCAAGCCACCAGGCATGCATACATCAGATCTTAGACCTGTCTTCGGATATCCCGATCGTAAAGCCATCACTTTGTTCTGGACACCTTCAGATGATATGGTTGGAAGGCACACTGTTTGTTACAGTGCCATAGACTCCGACAG CTTCTCTAGTGGTATGACGTGCATCATCTTGAATGTAGCTAATGTTGACGCCCTAGAGCCACAGACAGATATCAGTACACCTGCAGATGGAGGCAGTATTACTGTTGGTGAAAAGTGGACGATTGAATTCAATACAGAG GTACAGCGACCAACCACAACCTCCTACATCACCTTAGTAGACGAGAGAGGCTACGGCGTCCTTAACTTAGACACATCTGAAGGATCAAATGATGTAGAATTCAATGGCCGAAAGATCGAGTTCTATCCACCAGAAGATACCTTTCCCGTTGGTCCAGAGGAAGCCAGAGAGTACCGCCTGAGACTAGATCAAGGTGCCGCTGTTAGCGTGGGGTCCTGCGGTCTGGATTCAGAAGCGTATGAGTGGAATTTCGAAGTTGTTG GGCGTAAACTTCCAGCCACACTGCCACCACCGACACGCAAAGCACCAGAAAAGTACGTCGCACCACGATCTGCAATCCCACAATGCTTTAGTAGCTCCATGGAGATCTTTGTCTCAAAAGCAATCGTCGGAGAAGTTGACCCCAGTATTATACATCTGAATGACCCAGCATGCAAAGCGTCATACTACAACGCTACACATTACGTCATCGGAACTCCCTATGGTTTGTGTGGGACGACGGTTGAG ATTGACCAAGAGGATAAGGGTGGTCGTCAAATTATTCAAAACATTGTCTACATTCCCGCTCAACCTTACACCAACGACAGCATCATCACCAGAGATGACaatattgaaatacacgtgaCCTGCAATCTTACAACCAAACGTTACACACATGCCGAGTTTGACCCCGATGTTCAGACGATCATTTACTACGAAGCAGGATATGGAAACTTCAACTTTACCCTGAGAATGCTGCACGATGACCAGTTCACCATACCATTCACACTCAGAGATTTCCCCGTAGATGTAGACCTAAACCAAAGAATGTATTTTGAAGCAAGAAGCTGGGCTAAGGCAAATATGGAACTTCAACTTTCTTCCTGTAGAGCTACTCCAACATCAAACCCATTTGATCCTGTACAGTACACCTTTATCAGAAATGG ATGTGGTCTTGATGATACTGTTGAATTTCATGAATCTGGCAATATGCTAAGAAAACGATTTTCTGTATCTGCGTTTGCTTTCTTAGGAAAACATATGCACGGATCG GTTTTTGTTCATTGTGACATGCGTCTGTGCGACAGCAACGATCCCAACTCAAGATGCGCACAAGGCTGTGCATCAGATCCTACACCCGGACCCACCCTCTCTTCTACCATCATCCAAAAACGTGACGTCAGTGTCCATAAGCGTGATGTAAGCATCGGCAGACGTGACGTCAGTGATGGGGAAGGTTTGGCATCAACGGAAGCTTACCAAGAGACTGATGGACCAATCAGAATAGTCCAAGATGGCGATTCAG
- the LOC140138030 gene encoding uncharacterized protein isoform X1: MEYRCLYALVAFVATTQVIVANHFRGGSMSWRPLPQVPDQPQQVEVTYRMGYRYDFREPGHDRCTPEAYLLRQQLETNGELICKSCGEGNRGNRPDVKLSDLSYYCDDFDVTDNWATGSNKIIVDVPANGRKREFDVSYQDCCWLRPLASHPVSGRGWKMFTHVNVKPRPDNGLINSSPLTSPIPVQVFQQGCHYNLQIPVSDPENDVTRCRIASRIKGECNSVHDKVCGETPYVTVHENCTLNFDTSGEAGYYAVTVIIEDFIDESSEDPLSSVSLLFLLRVDPSNSCTKPITISPPHGTCKTIPANEPFNMDVIVEAGDPRKPVSKITTIKPPGMHTSDLRPVFGYPDRKAITLFWTPSDDMVGRHTVCYSAIDSDSFSSGMTCIILNVANVDALEPQTDISTPADGGSITVGEKWTIEFNTEVQRPTTTSYITLVDERGYGVLNLDTSEGSNDVEFNGRKIEFYPPEDTFPVGPEEAREYRLRLDQGAAVSVGSCGLDSEAYEWNFEVVGRKLPATLPPPTRKAPEKYVAPRSAIPQCFSSSMEIFVSKAIVGEVDPSIIHLNDPACKASYYNATHYVIGTPYGLCGTTVEIDQEDKGGRQIIQNIVYIPAQPYTNDSIITRDDNIEIHVTCNLTTKRYTHAEFDPDVQTIIYYEAGYGNFNFTLRMLHDDQFTIPFTLRDFPVDVDLNQRMYFEARSWAKANMELQLSSCRATPTSNPFDPVQYTFIRNGCGLDDTVEFHESGNMLRKRFSVSAFAFLGKHMHGSVFVHCDMRLCDSNDPNSRCAQGCASDPTPGPTLSSTIIQKRDVSVHKRDVSIGRRDVSDGEGLASTEAYQETDGPIRIVQDGDSDVPIDYEYDQFNWDLLEVVLIGAVILLLVCLIIVQLFGCGKKPTIYKSIPVV; encoded by the exons ATGGAATACAGATGTTTATACGCATTGGTCGCATTTGTCGCGACTACGCAAGTGATAGTTGCGAATCATTTTCGGGGTGGATCAATGAGCTGGAGACCACTACCACAAGTTCCAGACCAGCCACAACAG GTTGAAGTGACATATCGAATGGGTTATAGATACGATTTTCGGGAACCAGGCCACGATAGATGCACACCAGAGGCATATTTACTGCGCCAACAGCTTGAAACTAATGGAGAACTTATTTGTAAATC GTGTGGCGAGGGAAATCGAGGCAACAGACCAGATGTAAAGTTGTCAGACCTCTCCTATTATTGTGATGATTTTGATGTAACTGACAATTGGGCTACAGGGAGTAATAAGATTATCGTTGATGTGCCAGCAAATGGAAGGAAGAGAGAATTTGATGTTAG TTATCAAGATTGTTGTTGGTTAAGACCATTGGCTAGCCATCCTGTTTCTGGTAGAGGATGGAAGATGTTCACACACGTCAATGTGAAACCACGCCCAGATAATGGCCTCATCAACTCATCTCCTCTTACATCACCCATCCCAGTACAAGTATTCCAGCAAGGATGCCACTATAACTTACAAATTCCAG TGTCAGATCCCGAAAACGATGTTACCCGTTGCCGTATTGCAAGCAGAATCAAGGGTGAATGTAACTCGGTTCATGATAAAGTATGTGGAGAGACTCCTTACGTCACTGTACAT GAAAACTGCACATTGAATTTCGACACTAGTGGAGAAGCAGGTTATTACGCCGTGACAGTCATTATTGAAGATTTCATCGACGAATCCTCAGAGGATCCTTTGAGCTCTGTGTCTCTGTTGTTTCTCCTGAGAGTGGATCCAAGTAACTCTTGTACTAAGCCAATCACCATATCTCCACCACATGGCACCTGTAAAACCATCCCCGCCAATGAACCCTTTAACATGGATGTCATTGTAGAAGCTGGTGATCCCAGAAAACC AGTCTCTAAGATTACAACAATCAAGCCACCAGGCATGCATACATCAGATCTTAGACCTGTCTTCGGATATCCCGATCGTAAAGCCATCACTTTGTTCTGGACACCTTCAGATGATATGGTTGGAAGGCACACTGTTTGTTACAGTGCCATAGACTCCGACAG CTTCTCTAGTGGTATGACGTGCATCATCTTGAATGTAGCTAATGTTGACGCCCTAGAGCCACAGACAGATATCAGTACACCTGCAGATGGAGGCAGTATTACTGTTGGTGAAAAGTGGACGATTGAATTCAATACAGAG GTACAGCGACCAACCACAACCTCCTACATCACCTTAGTAGACGAGAGAGGCTACGGCGTCCTTAACTTAGACACATCTGAAGGATCAAATGATGTAGAATTCAATGGCCGAAAGATCGAGTTCTATCCACCAGAAGATACCTTTCCCGTTGGTCCAGAGGAAGCCAGAGAGTACCGCCTGAGACTAGATCAAGGTGCCGCTGTTAGCGTGGGGTCCTGCGGTCTGGATTCAGAAGCGTATGAGTGGAATTTCGAAGTTGTTG GGCGTAAACTTCCAGCCACACTGCCACCACCGACACGCAAAGCACCAGAAAAGTACGTCGCACCACGATCTGCAATCCCACAATGCTTTAGTAGCTCCATGGAGATCTTTGTCTCAAAAGCAATCGTCGGAGAAGTTGACCCCAGTATTATACATCTGAATGACCCAGCATGCAAAGCGTCATACTACAACGCTACACATTACGTCATCGGAACTCCCTATGGTTTGTGTGGGACGACGGTTGAG ATTGACCAAGAGGATAAGGGTGGTCGTCAAATTATTCAAAACATTGTCTACATTCCCGCTCAACCTTACACCAACGACAGCATCATCACCAGAGATGACaatattgaaatacacgtgaCCTGCAATCTTACAACCAAACGTTACACACATGCCGAGTTTGACCCCGATGTTCAGACGATCATTTACTACGAAGCAGGATATGGAAACTTCAACTTTACCCTGAGAATGCTGCACGATGACCAGTTCACCATACCATTCACACTCAGAGATTTCCCCGTAGATGTAGACCTAAACCAAAGAATGTATTTTGAAGCAAGAAGCTGGGCTAAGGCAAATATGGAACTTCAACTTTCTTCCTGTAGAGCTACTCCAACATCAAACCCATTTGATCCTGTACAGTACACCTTTATCAGAAATGG ATGTGGTCTTGATGATACTGTTGAATTTCATGAATCTGGCAATATGCTAAGAAAACGATTTTCTGTATCTGCGTTTGCTTTCTTAGGAAAACATATGCACGGATCG GTTTTTGTTCATTGTGACATGCGTCTGTGCGACAGCAACGATCCCAACTCAAGATGCGCACAAGGCTGTGCATCAGATCCTACACCCGGACCCACCCTCTCTTCTACCATCATCCAAAAACGTGACGTCAGTGTCCATAAGCGTGATGTAAGCATCGGCAGACGTGACGTCAGTGATGGGGAAGGTTTGGCATCAACGGAAGCTTACCAAGAGACTGATGGACCAATCAGAATAGTCCAAGATGGCGATTCAG